A single genomic interval of Oryza sativa Japonica Group chromosome 7, ASM3414082v1 harbors:
- the LOC4342576 gene encoding B3 domain-containing protein Os07g0183200 yields the protein MAAAAAPLADDGDGIVDRDMWLACAAPNSGRLPAVGSVVFYFVDGHAAQFCQFPAPLLEQLAVPGPRVFLCTVAAVRLRADALTNEAYAEITLDPVADHDVPRLAPAPAPAPAAAAGGQQLRYFVKTLMISDFDFRIRFSAPMADAKGVFPPLVDAKAVQPLLVKDLHGSPMTFDYGRKGKRVTLAKVWKKFRDDMDFVDGDSVIFMRRRDDDDDDGELYVGVRRQRTLERPLRNTMRRYRPPTPPQAAVQEAVLAAAGHAAAGERFTVAYRSRKDGDEFVVPREAVEEGLRARLTSLAEVEFVWAVEDGAPPIVGPRGKVTAIATGQLWRNLEIVWDGNSEMDMSANFWQVRPVEEVDISPSTPPPKRLKNCEIDDTASTSVSVDNGDEQVPTMRQRLEALIPDNI from the exons atggcggcggcggcggcgccgctcgccgacgacggcgacgggatcGTAGACCGTGACATGTGGCTCGCATGCGCCGCCCcgaactccggccgcctccccgccgtcggCTCGGTGGTCTTCTACTTCGTCGACGGCCACGCCGCTCAGTTTTGCCAGTTCCCCGCCCCTCTCCTGGAGCAGCTCGCCGTCCCCGGCCCCCGCGTCTTCCTCTGTACGGtggccgccgtccgcctccgcgccgacgCCCTCACCAATGAGGCCTACGCCGAGATCACCCTCGACCCGGTCGCCGACCACGACGTCCCGCGCCTGgcccccgctcccgctcccgcacccgccgccgccgccggtggccagcAGTTGCGTTACTTCGTCAAGACGCTGATGATTTCCGACTTCGACTTCCGCATCCGCTTCTCCGCCCCCATGGCTGACGCCAAAGGCGTCTTCCCGCCGCTGGTCGACGCCAAAGCGGTCCAGCCCCTCCTCGTCAAGGACCTCCATGGATCTCCGATGACGTTCGACTACGGCAGGAAGGGCAAGAGAGTCACGCTCGCCAAGGTCTGGAAGAAATTTCGGGACGACATGGACTTCGTCGACGGAGACAGCGTCATCTTCATGCgtcgccgcgacgacgacgacgacgacggcgagctgtACGTCGGGGTGCGGCGCCAGCGCACGCTCGAAAGGCCACTCAGGAATACGATGCGCCGGTACAGGCCTCCGACCCCGCCCCAGGCGGCCGTGCAGGAGGCGGTACTAGCCGCGGCGGGtcacgcggcggccggcgagcggtTCACGGTGGCGTACCGGTCGCGGAAGGACGGCGACGAGTTCGTCGTGCCACgcgaggcggtggaggaggggcTCCGCGCCAGACTCACCTCGCTGGCGGAGGTGGAGTTTGTGTGGGCCGTCGAGGACGGCGCGCCGCCCATCGTCGGGCCACGGGGCAAGGTCACCGCCATTGCCACCGGACAGCTGTGGCGAAATCTCGAG ATTGTATGGGATGGAAACTCGGAGATGGACATGAGTGCCAACTTTTGGCAAGTTCGACCTGTTGAGGAAGTTGATATTTCTCCTTCTACTCCTCCTCCGAAGAGGCTCAAGAATTGTGAGATTGATGATACCGCCTCTACTTCTGTTTCCGTCGACAATGGAGATGAGCAAGTTCCAACGATGAGGCAACGGCTAGAGGCGCTGATTCCTGATAACATCTGA